The following proteins come from a genomic window of Enterobacter chengduensis:
- the speD gene encoding adenosylmethionine decarboxylase — protein sequence MKKLKLHGFNNLTKSLSFCIYDICYAKTAEERDGYIAYIDELYNANRLTEILSETCSIIGANILNIARQDYEPQGASVTILVSEEPVDPQLIDKTEHPGPLPEVVVAHLDKSHICVHTYPESHPEGGLCTFRADIEVSTCGVISPLNALNYLIHQLESDIVTIDYRVRGFTRDVNGMKHFIDHEINSIQNFMSEDMKSLYDMMDVNVYQENIFHTKMLLKEFDLKHYMFHTKPEDLSEEERQAITDLLWKEMREIYYGRNIPTV from the coding sequence TTGAAAAAGCTTAAGCTGCATGGCTTTAACAACCTGACCAAAAGCCTGAGTTTTTGTATTTACGATATCTGCTATGCCAAAACAGCGGAAGAGCGCGATGGCTACATCGCCTATATCGACGAACTCTACAACGCCAACCGTCTGACCGAGATCCTGTCAGAAACCTGTTCCATTATCGGCGCCAACATCCTGAATATCGCCCGACAGGATTATGAACCCCAGGGCGCGAGCGTGACCATCCTGGTCAGCGAAGAGCCGGTCGACCCGCAGCTTATCGACAAAACGGAACATCCGGGCCCGCTGCCGGAAGTGGTGGTTGCCCATCTGGATAAAAGCCATATCTGCGTCCATACCTATCCGGAGAGCCACCCGGAAGGCGGGCTGTGTACCTTCCGCGCGGATATTGAAGTGTCAACCTGCGGCGTGATTTCTCCGCTGAACGCGCTGAACTATCTCATCCACCAGCTTGAATCCGACATCGTGACCATTGATTATCGCGTGCGCGGGTTTACCCGTGATGTCAACGGCATGAAGCACTTCATCGACCACGAGATCAACTCCATCCAGAACTTTATGTCCGAGGACATGAAATCGCTATACGACATGATGGACGTGAACGTGTACCAGGAAAATATCTTCCATACCAAGATGTTGCTTAAGGAATTCGACCTTAAGCACTATATGTTCCACACGAAGCCGGAAGATTTAAGCGAAGAAGAGCGTCAGGCGATTACCGACCTGCTCTGGAAAGAGATGCGCGAGATCTACTACGGCCGTAATATTCCGACCGTGTAA
- the speE gene encoding polyamine aminopropyltransferase produces the protein MADNTLWHETLHDQFGQYFAVDNVLYHEKTDHQDLIIFENAAFGRVMALDGVVQTTERDEFIYHEMMTHVPLLAHGHAKHVLIIGGGDGAMLREVSRHRSIETITMVEIDVGVVSFCRQYLPNHNAGSYDDPRFSLVIDDGVNFVNQTSQTFDVIISDCTDPIGPGASLFTSSFYEGCKRCLNPGGIFVAQNGVCFLQQDEALDSHRKLSTYFDDVSFYQAAIPTYYGGIMTFAWATDNDVLRHLSTEIIQARFHHAGLTCRYYNPAIHTAAFALPQYLQDALSTKGVS, from the coding sequence ATGGCCGACAACACGTTGTGGCATGAAACGCTGCATGACCAGTTTGGGCAGTACTTTGCCGTTGATAACGTGCTCTATCATGAGAAAACCGATCACCAGGATCTGATCATCTTCGAGAATGCCGCCTTTGGCCGCGTCATGGCGCTGGACGGCGTGGTGCAGACCACCGAGCGGGATGAGTTTATCTATCATGAGATGATGACCCACGTTCCGCTGCTGGCGCACGGGCACGCGAAGCATGTCCTGATTATCGGCGGTGGCGACGGCGCAATGCTGCGTGAAGTCTCCCGCCATCGTTCCATTGAAACCATCACCATGGTGGAAATCGATGTGGGCGTGGTCTCTTTCTGCCGCCAGTACCTGCCCAACCACAATGCCGGTAGCTATGACGATCCGCGCTTTAGCCTGGTGATTGACGACGGCGTTAACTTTGTTAACCAGACTTCCCAGACCTTTGACGTGATCATCTCCGACTGCACCGACCCCATCGGTCCCGGCGCGTCGCTTTTTACCTCCTCCTTCTACGAAGGCTGCAAACGCTGCCTGAACCCGGGCGGGATCTTCGTCGCCCAAAACGGCGTCTGTTTCCTGCAGCAGGATGAAGCGCTGGATAGCCATCGCAAGCTCAGCACCTATTTCGATGACGTCAGCTTCTACCAGGCCGCCATTCCGACGTACTACGGCGGGATCATGACCTTCGCCTGGGCGACGGATAACGACGTATTACGCCATCTCTCCACCGAAATTATTCAGGCCCGCTTCCATCACGCTGGCCTCACGTGCCGCTACTACAATCCGGCCATTCATACCGCAGCGTTTGCGCTGCCGCAGTACCTGCAAGACGCATTATCCACTAAGGGGGTGAGCTAA
- a CDS encoding YacC family pilotin-like protein: protein MKTFFRTILFGSLMAMCANSYALSENEAEDMADLTAVFVFLKNDCGYQNLPNGQIRRALVFFAQQNQWDLSNYDSFDMKALGEDSYRDLSGIGIPTAKKCKALARDSLSLLAYVK from the coding sequence ATGAAGACGTTTTTCAGGACAATTTTGTTCGGAAGCCTGATGGCAATGTGTGCGAACAGCTATGCGCTCAGTGAAAATGAAGCGGAAGATATGGCCGATTTAACGGCGGTTTTTGTATTCCTGAAAAATGATTGCGGCTACCAGAATTTACCCAACGGGCAAATTCGCCGCGCGCTGGTCTTTTTTGCCCAGCAGAACCAGTGGGATCTCAGCAACTACGATAGCTTCGACATGAAGGCGCTCGGCGAAGACAGCTACCGTGACTTGAGCGGTATTGGTATTCCCACCGCCAAAAAATGTAAAGCGCTGGCTCGCGATTCACTCAGCCTGCTCGCCTACGTCAAATAA
- the cueO gene encoding multicopper oxidase CueO, whose amino-acid sequence MQRRDFLKYSAALGAASALPLWSRAVFAADRPALPIPDLLTADARSRIQLVVQAGKTAFGAHNATTWGYNGNLLGPALQLRKGKAVTVDVHNTLAEETTVHWHGLEVPGEVDGGPQGIIKAGGSRSVTFTPDQRAATCWFHPHQHGKTGHQVAMGLAGLVLIEDDESRLLRLPKQWGIDDVPVIVQDKKFTADGQIDYQLDVMSAAVGWFGDTLLANGAIYPQHAAPKGWLRLRLLNGCNARSLNFATSDKRPLYVVASDGGLLPEPVKVSELPMLMGERFEVLVDISDGKPFDLVTLPVSQMGMAVAPFDKPHPVLRIQPLLVAASGTLPDTLTTLPALPSLDGLTQRKLQLSMNPMLDMMGMQALMAKYGDKAMAGMHHGQMMGHMNMDHGSMGGMGNMHHGDRGFDFHNANMINGKAFDMNTPMFAAAKGQPERWVISGEGDMMLHPFHIHGTQFRILSENGKAPEAHRAGWKDTVRVEGGVSEVLVKFDHEAPKEFAYMAHCHLLEHEDTGMMLGFTV is encoded by the coding sequence ATGCAACGTCGTGATTTTTTAAAATATTCCGCTGCGCTGGGTGCTGCCAGCGCATTACCCCTCTGGAGCCGCGCGGTTTTCGCCGCTGACAGGCCTGCCTTACCCATCCCTGACCTACTGACCGCGGACGCCCGCAGCCGAATCCAGCTTGTGGTTCAGGCCGGTAAGACGGCGTTTGGCGCACACAACGCCACGACGTGGGGCTATAACGGCAATCTGCTCGGCCCGGCGCTGCAGCTGCGCAAAGGGAAGGCGGTGACGGTGGATGTCCACAACACGCTCGCCGAAGAGACGACGGTGCACTGGCACGGGCTGGAAGTGCCTGGCGAGGTAGACGGCGGGCCGCAGGGCATCATCAAAGCGGGCGGCTCGCGCAGCGTGACCTTTACGCCCGACCAGCGCGCGGCGACCTGCTGGTTCCATCCGCATCAGCATGGCAAAACGGGCCATCAGGTGGCGATGGGGCTGGCGGGGCTGGTGCTGATTGAAGACGACGAAAGCCGCCTGCTGCGCTTGCCGAAGCAGTGGGGCATCGACGACGTGCCGGTGATTGTGCAGGACAAGAAATTCACCGCTGACGGGCAAATTGACTATCAGCTGGACGTGATGAGCGCGGCGGTAGGCTGGTTTGGCGACACGCTGCTGGCCAACGGCGCGATTTACCCGCAGCACGCCGCGCCGAAAGGCTGGCTGCGCCTGCGCCTGCTGAACGGCTGTAACGCGCGTTCGCTCAACTTCGCCACCAGCGATAAGCGCCCGCTGTACGTGGTCGCCAGCGACGGCGGGCTGCTGCCGGAGCCGGTAAAAGTGAGCGAGCTGCCGATGCTGATGGGCGAACGCTTTGAGGTGCTGGTGGATATCAGCGACGGCAAGCCGTTTGACCTCGTGACCCTGCCGGTGAGCCAGATGGGGATGGCGGTTGCGCCCTTCGACAAGCCGCATCCGGTGCTGCGTATTCAGCCGCTGCTGGTGGCCGCTTCCGGCACGCTGCCCGATACGCTGACCACGCTGCCAGCCCTCCCGTCGCTGGACGGGCTTACCCAGCGCAAGCTGCAGCTCTCCATGAATCCGATGCTGGATATGATGGGGATGCAGGCGCTGATGGCGAAATATGGCGATAAGGCGATGGCGGGGATGCACCACGGGCAGATGATGGGCCACATGAATATGGACCACGGCAGCATGGGCGGTATGGGGAACATGCATCACGGCGACCGTGGCTTTGATTTCCACAACGCCAATATGATCAACGGCAAAGCGTTCGACATGAACACGCCGATGTTTGCTGCGGCAAAAGGCCAGCCTGAGCGCTGGGTGATTTCAGGCGAAGGGGACATGATGCTGCACCCGTTCCACATCCACGGCACCCAGTTCCGCATTCTTTCCGAGAATGGCAAAGCGCCCGAGGCGCATCGCGCGGGCTGGAAGGATACGGTGAGAGTGGAAGGCGGCGTCAGCGAGGTGTTGGTGAAGTTTGACCACGAGGCGCCGAAAGAGTTTGCCTATATGGCGCACTGCCACCTGCTGGAGCATGAGGATACGGGGATGATGCTGGGCTTTACCGTATAA
- a CDS encoding glucose/quinate/shikimate family membrane-bound PQQ-dependent dehydrogenase — protein sequence MAETHSKQPRLLVTLTAAFAAFCALYLLIGGVWLVAIGGSWYYPIAGLVMLGVTVLLLRRKQSALWLYAALLLATMIWGVWEVGFDFWALTPRSDILVFFGIWLILPFVWRRLIVPSSGAVAALVVALLISGGILTWAGFNDPQEIHGTLNTESTPAAAISQVADGDWPAYGRNQEGQRYSPLKQINADNVKNLKEAWVFRTGDLKMPNDPGELTNEVTPIKVGNMLYLCTAHQRLFALDAATGKEKWHFDPQLNSNPSFQHVTCRGVSYHEARADNASPEVVADCPRRIMLPVNDGRLFAINAETGKLCETFANKGILNLQTNMPDTTPGLYEPTSPPIITDKTIVIAGSVTDNFSTRETSGVIRGFDVNTGKLLWAFDPGAKDPNAIPSDEHTFTFNSPNSWAPAAYDAKLDLVYLPMGVTTPDIWGGNRTPEQERYASAIVALNATTGKLAWSYQTVHHDLWDMDMPSQPTLADITVNGKTVPVIYAPAKTGNIFVLDRSNGKLVVPAPEKPVPQGAAKGDYVSKTQPFSDLSFRPKKDLSGADMWGATMFDQLVCRVMFHQLRYEGIFTPPSEQGTLVFPGNLGMFEWGGISVDPNRQVAIANPMALPFVSRLIPRGPGNPMEQPKDAKGSGTEAGIQPQYGVPYGVTLNPFLSPFGLPCKQPAWGYISGLDLKTNQIVWKKRIGTPQDSMPFPMPVPVPFNMGMPMLGGPISTAGNVLFIAATADNYLRAYNMTNGEKLWQGRLPAGGQATPMTYEVNGKQYVVISAGGHGSFGTKMGDYIVAYALPDEGK from the coding sequence ATGGCTGAAACACACTCTAAACAGCCGCGTCTACTGGTGACATTAACTGCAGCATTCGCAGCCTTCTGCGCGCTGTATCTGTTAATCGGTGGCGTCTGGCTGGTCGCGATCGGCGGCTCCTGGTACTACCCGATTGCAGGCCTGGTTATGCTTGGCGTAACCGTCCTGCTCTTGCGTAGAAAACAATCTGCTCTGTGGCTGTATGCTGCACTCCTCCTTGCCACCATGATCTGGGGCGTCTGGGAAGTCGGGTTTGACTTCTGGGCGCTGACGCCGCGCAGCGACATCCTGGTCTTCTTCGGCATCTGGCTGATCCTGCCGTTCGTCTGGCGTCGCCTGATCGTGCCGTCCAGCGGTGCCGTTGCGGCGCTGGTGGTGGCCCTGCTGATCAGCGGCGGTATCCTCACCTGGGCCGGCTTTAACGACCCGCAGGAAATTCACGGCACGCTGAACACCGAATCGACGCCAGCTGCGGCTATCTCGCAGGTTGCTGACGGTGACTGGCCGGCCTATGGCCGTAACCAGGAAGGTCAACGCTACTCCCCGCTGAAGCAAATCAACGCGGACAACGTTAAAAACCTGAAGGAAGCCTGGGTATTCCGTACCGGCGATCTGAAGATGCCAAACGATCCGGGCGAGCTGACCAACGAAGTGACGCCGATTAAGGTCGGCAACATGCTTTATCTGTGTACGGCGCACCAGCGTCTGTTCGCGCTCGACGCGGCCACCGGTAAAGAGAAATGGCACTTCGATCCGCAGCTGAACTCCAACCCGTCCTTCCAGCACGTGACCTGCCGCGGCGTCTCTTACCACGAAGCGCGCGCCGATAATGCGAGCCCGGAAGTGGTTGCCGACTGCCCGCGCCGCATCATGCTGCCGGTGAACGATGGTCGCCTGTTCGCGATTAACGCCGAAACGGGCAAGCTGTGCGAAACCTTTGCCAACAAAGGTATTCTGAACCTGCAGACCAACATGCCTGACACCACGCCGGGTCTGTATGAACCAACCTCACCGCCAATCATCACCGATAAAACCATCGTGATTGCCGGTTCGGTAACGGATAACTTCTCCACGCGCGAAACCTCCGGCGTGATCCGCGGCTTCGACGTGAACACCGGTAAGCTGCTGTGGGCCTTCGACCCGGGCGCGAAAGATCCTAACGCGATCCCGTCAGACGAACACACGTTTACCTTCAACTCGCCAAACTCCTGGGCACCCGCCGCGTATGACGCGAAGCTGGACCTGGTCTACCTGCCGATGGGTGTAACCACGCCGGATATCTGGGGCGGTAACCGCACGCCGGAGCAGGAGCGCTATGCGAGCGCCATCGTGGCGCTGAACGCGACCACCGGTAAGCTGGCGTGGAGCTACCAGACCGTACACCACGATCTGTGGGATATGGATATGCCGTCCCAGCCGACGCTGGCCGACATTACCGTTAACGGCAAAACCGTGCCGGTAATTTACGCCCCGGCGAAAACCGGCAACATCTTCGTGCTGGATCGCAGCAACGGCAAGCTGGTTGTGCCTGCGCCGGAAAAACCGGTTCCGCAGGGCGCGGCGAAAGGCGACTACGTCTCTAAAACGCAGCCGTTCTCTGACCTGAGCTTCCGTCCGAAGAAAGACCTGAGCGGGGCAGACATGTGGGGTGCCACCATGTTTGACCAGCTGGTGTGCCGCGTAATGTTCCACCAGCTGCGCTATGAAGGCATCTTCACGCCGCCTTCCGAGCAGGGCACGCTGGTCTTCCCGGGTAACCTGGGGATGTTCGAGTGGGGCGGGATCTCCGTCGACCCTAACCGTCAGGTTGCTATTGCGAACCCAATGGCGCTGCCGTTCGTTTCTCGTCTGATCCCACGCGGTCCGGGCAACCCAATGGAGCAGCCGAAAGACGCGAAAGGCAGTGGTACCGAAGCCGGCATCCAGCCGCAGTACGGCGTACCGTATGGCGTAACGCTGAACCCGTTCCTGTCGCCGTTTGGTCTGCCGTGTAAACAGCCTGCCTGGGGTTATATCTCCGGTCTGGATCTGAAAACTAACCAGATCGTGTGGAAAAAACGTATTGGTACGCCGCAGGACAGCATGCCGTTCCCGATGCCGGTTCCGGTGCCGTTCAATATGGGTATGCCAATGCTGGGTGGCCCAATCTCCACCGCCGGTAACGTGCTGTTCATCGCGGCAACCGCAGATAACTACCTGCGAGCGTACAACATGACCAACGGTGAAAAACTGTGGCAAGGCCGTCTGCCAGCGGGTGGACAGGCCACGCCGATGACCTACGAGGTGAATGGCAAGCAGTACGTTGTCATCTCCGCGGGCGGTCACGGTTCGTTTGGTACGAAGATGGGCGACTATATCGTCGCGTATGCGCTGCCTGACGAAGGCAAATAA
- the hpt gene encoding hypoxanthine phosphoribosyltransferase — MKHTVEVMIPEAEIKARIAELGRQITEHYKDSGSEMVLVGLLRGSFMFMADLCREVHVPHEVDFMTASSYGSGMSTTRDVKILKDLDEDIRGKDVLIVEDIIDSGNTLSKVREILSLREPKSLAICTLLDKPERREVQVPVEFVGFSIPDEFVVGYGIDYAQRYRHLPYVGKVVLLDE, encoded by the coding sequence ATGAAACATACTGTTGAAGTGATGATCCCGGAAGCCGAGATCAAAGCGCGTATCGCCGAACTGGGTCGTCAAATCACCGAACATTACAAGGACAGCGGCAGCGAAATGGTGCTGGTCGGTCTGCTGCGCGGCTCTTTCATGTTCATGGCAGACCTGTGCCGTGAAGTGCATGTGCCTCACGAGGTCGATTTTATGACCGCCTCCAGCTACGGCAGCGGCATGTCTACCACTCGTGATGTGAAAATCCTGAAAGATCTGGATGAAGATATTCGTGGCAAAGATGTGTTGATCGTTGAGGACATTATCGACTCCGGCAACACGCTCTCTAAAGTGCGCGAGATCCTGAGCCTGCGCGAGCCGAAATCGCTGGCGATTTGTACGCTGCTGGATAAACCTGAGCGCCGTGAAGTGCAGGTGCCGGTCGAGTTCGTCGGCTTCTCGATTCCGGACGAATTCGTGGTGGGTTACGGTATCGACTACGCGCAGCGCTATCGTCATCTGCCGTATGTGGGAAAAGTGGTATTACTGGACGAGTAG
- the can gene encoding carbonate dehydratase has product MNDIDTLISNNALWSKMLVEEDPGFFGKLAQAQNPRFLWIGCSDSRVPAERLTGLEPGELFVHRNVANLVIHTDLNCLSVVQYAVDVLEVEHIIICGHYGCGGVQAAVENPELGLIDNWLLHIRDIWFKHSSLLGEMPQERRMDTLCELNVMEQVYNLGHSTIMQSAWKRGQKVSIHGWAYGIHDGLLRNLEVTATNRETLEQRYRSGIANLKLKHVNHK; this is encoded by the coding sequence ATGAACGACATAGATACACTCATTAGCAACAATGCACTATGGTCAAAAATGCTGGTGGAGGAAGACCCCGGATTTTTTGGAAAACTCGCACAGGCCCAAAACCCGCGCTTTCTCTGGATTGGCTGTTCCGACAGCCGCGTGCCCGCCGAACGTCTGACCGGTCTTGAGCCTGGCGAGCTGTTTGTTCACCGCAACGTTGCCAACCTAGTGATCCACACCGATCTCAACTGTCTTTCTGTGGTTCAGTATGCCGTTGACGTTCTGGAAGTCGAGCACATCATTATTTGCGGCCACTACGGCTGCGGCGGCGTGCAGGCGGCAGTGGAAAACCCGGAGCTGGGATTGATTGATAACTGGCTGCTGCACATCCGCGATATCTGGTTCAAACATAGCTCACTGCTGGGCGAAATGCCGCAGGAGCGCCGCATGGACACCCTGTGCGAGCTCAACGTGATGGAGCAGGTGTATAACCTTGGGCATTCGACCATCATGCAGTCAGCGTGGAAGCGCGGGCAGAAGGTTTCGATCCACGGCTGGGCGTACGGCATTCACGACGGTCTGCTGCGCAATCTGGAAGTCACCGCCACCAACCGCGAGACGCTGGAGCAGCGCTACCGTTCAGGGATCGCCAACCTCAAGCTTAAGCATGTGAACCACAAATAA